CGGCCGCGTCGTCACCCGTTGCCGTGTCCTCCCCGCCTGCCGCCGACCCCGCAGAAGAGACCCGGCCGATCTGCGAGACGGATGCCGTGGTCTCGGCGCTCGCGGAGGGTTCCGACGCCGACGTGATCGCCGCCTTCGGGGGTGGCGAGCCGTTCCGAGCTGCCGTCGCCGCGGGCGAGGCGCCCTGCGTCGATCTCCACGAGGCGGGTCGCATCTGGGTCGTTGCGAACAAGCGCCACGCGCTCGAACCGATCGATCACTGGCCCACGCCGCAGGCGCGACCGCAGAGCACGCGCATCGTCGCGGGCGGGTGGCTGCTCGACCAGACCGCCGCCGCGCTCGACGAGCTCTCGGCGGACGTTCGCGCCGCCGGCGCCGGCACGATCGGTGTCAGCAGCGGCTTCCGCCCCTATGACTTCCAGGTCGAGACCTACAACCGCCATGTCGCCAACCGGGGCAAGGCCGCGGCCGACCTCCGCAGCGCCCGCCCCGGCCACAGCGAGCACCAGACCGGACTCGCGGTCGACGTGGTCGCGTGCGATTCCGGATGCGGCGACCACGACAGCTTCGGCGGCACCCCGCAGTCCGAGTGGATCGTCGCGAACGCCTGGCGGTACGGCTTCATCGTCCGCTACGAGGAGGGGCACACCGCCACCACGGGATACTCCGCCGAACCATGGCAC
This DNA window, taken from Microbacterium sp. MM2322, encodes the following:
- a CDS encoding M15 family metallopeptidase; this translates as MSETRSAARRQVLRRRRQRRALLLLTLTTALIVTLVVVVSRAIAPDDAVADPASDPVPAASSPVAVSSPPAADPAEETRPICETDAVVSALAEGSDADVIAAFGGGEPFRAAVAAGEAPCVDLHEAGRIWVVANKRHALEPIDHWPTPQARPQSTRIVAGGWLLDQTAAALDELSADVRAAGAGTIGVSSGFRPYDFQVETYNRHVANRGKAAADLRSARPGHSEHQTGLAVDVVACDSGCGDHDSFGGTPQSEWIVANAWRYGFIVRYEEGHTATTGYSAEPWHLRFVGRELAAAYADGGFHTLEEFFGLEPAPDYG